In a genomic window of Arcticibacter tournemirensis:
- a CDS encoding glycosyltransferase family 2 protein has translation MSKDQERGVKKPLLAIVLPCYNEEEIILQSANVLKEFLTDLKLSGSIHPDSFIVIVDDGSSDKTLDLLISQADEALKVVKLASNVGHQNALLAGMQVVTGHVDCAITMDVDLQDDLSAISKMIAAYNRGAHIVYGVRNDRETDTVYKSTTARVFYKLMGAMGVKLIEDHADFRLLSGFALSEFAKYKEVNLFIRGIIPMIGLKSEIVYYKRLSRIGGDTKYSLIKMLSLALDGVTSFSNRPVRLISFLGIFMFVTSVFLAIWIVLVVLRGDNIPGWASTALVMDMLGGIQLLALGIMGEYISKIYLETKGRPHYHIEAVIEKKDQE, from the coding sequence ATGAGTAAAGACCAGGAGCGGGGTGTAAAGAAGCCCTTGCTAGCAATTGTATTACCATGTTATAATGAGGAAGAAATAATTCTTCAAAGCGCTAATGTTTTAAAAGAGTTTTTAACAGATTTAAAACTATCAGGATCTATACATCCCGACAGTTTCATAGTAATTGTGGATGATGGAAGTTCGGATAAAACTCTTGACCTGCTTATTTCTCAAGCAGACGAAGCTCTGAAAGTTGTTAAGTTAGCTTCTAATGTTGGTCATCAAAATGCATTATTGGCGGGAATGCAGGTGGTAACCGGACACGTCGATTGCGCTATTACAATGGATGTCGATTTGCAGGATGATCTTAGTGCTATTAGTAAGATGATAGCGGCTTACAACCGCGGTGCTCATATTGTATATGGAGTGAGAAACGACCGGGAAACAGACACTGTGTATAAAAGCACAACAGCCCGGGTGTTTTACAAGTTGATGGGAGCAATGGGAGTAAAACTGATTGAAGATCACGCAGACTTTCGTTTACTTTCCGGTTTTGCCTTGTCCGAATTTGCAAAATACAAGGAGGTAAATCTTTTCATCAGGGGTATTATACCGATGATCGGGCTGAAGTCTGAAATTGTGTATTACAAACGACTGTCACGGATCGGTGGGGATACGAAATATTCTCTAATAAAGATGCTTTCACTGGCTCTTGACGGGGTCACCTCTTTTAGCAACCGTCCGGTTAGACTTATTTCGTTTCTCGGTATTTTTATGTTTGTAACCAGCGTATTCCTGGCTATATGGATTGTTCTGGTAGTTCTTAGGGGAGACAATATTCCCGGCTGGGCTTCAACCGCTTTGGTGATGGATATGCTTGGAGGTATCCAACTCTTAGCACTGGGAATTATGGGAGAATATATCTCGAAAATTTACCTTGAAACGAAGGGGAGACCTCATTATCATATCGAAGCGGTTATAGAAAAGAAAGATCAGGAATGA